One genomic segment of Arthrobacter sp. JZ12 includes these proteins:
- a CDS encoding sensor histidine kinase: MDAHHRLAYWLRTNTGKVDFLVAGAAFTMLALPLVLVGSPAQFFISTALVVPLVWRRRRTVAAAAAVAAVSLAQLAVNQPPVPAQLSVLAMVYALAAYAPRWASLGGLGVACFGMVAGVAQFGLNQYQTGLAALPLYALYIFFALAVVLLCWTFGDLARHRRLTLQALHDRTRRLEIERQQERDLAAADERNHIAREMHDVVAHSLSVMIAQADGARYASAADPAVATATLGTIAETGRGSLREMRRLLGVLRNDDGAPTRPLPTLADVPALVATVERAGITATLQEAGTARRRLPTGAELTAYRVIQEALTNVLKHAGPQAAASVILAWTVKGLEITVDDDGRGAASDPPSPEGGQGIRGMAERLKLYDGVLETGPRTGGGFRVRAVIPYTEMSYPEA, translated from the coding sequence ATGGATGCCCACCACCGGCTGGCCTACTGGCTACGGACGAATACCGGCAAGGTTGATTTCCTGGTTGCCGGAGCAGCCTTCACGATGCTTGCCCTGCCGCTGGTTCTGGTCGGATCACCGGCGCAGTTCTTCATCTCGACTGCCCTGGTGGTGCCGCTCGTCTGGAGGCGACGGCGGACTGTTGCTGCAGCAGCAGCAGTCGCCGCTGTCTCCCTTGCCCAGCTTGCCGTCAACCAGCCACCCGTCCCCGCCCAGCTGAGCGTCCTTGCGATGGTGTATGCCCTTGCCGCCTACGCTCCCCGCTGGGCGAGCCTCGGCGGCCTCGGAGTGGCCTGTTTCGGCATGGTTGCCGGCGTCGCCCAGTTTGGACTCAACCAGTACCAGACCGGGCTGGCCGCCCTTCCGCTGTATGCGCTCTACATCTTCTTTGCCCTCGCCGTGGTTCTGTTGTGCTGGACGTTCGGGGACCTGGCACGCCACCGCAGGCTGACGCTGCAGGCGCTTCACGACCGCACGCGGCGGCTCGAGATTGAGCGCCAGCAGGAACGGGACCTGGCGGCCGCAGATGAAAGGAATCACATCGCCCGTGAGATGCACGACGTCGTGGCACACTCCCTTTCGGTCATGATCGCGCAGGCCGACGGCGCCCGGTACGCGAGCGCTGCGGATCCGGCCGTGGCCACCGCAACGCTGGGAACGATCGCCGAGACCGGGCGGGGGTCCCTACGCGAGATGCGCCGGCTGCTCGGCGTCCTGAGGAACGACGACGGCGCCCCCACCCGTCCACTGCCTACCCTCGCGGACGTGCCCGCGCTGGTTGCAACCGTGGAACGGGCAGGCATCACGGCAACACTCCAAGAGGCCGGCACTGCGCGCCGCCGCCTGCCCACAGGAGCGGAACTGACCGCCTACCGGGTGATCCAGGAGGCACTCACCAATGTTCTCAAGCACGCCGGCCCACAGGCAGCGGCCTCGGTAATCCTTGCCTGGACTGTAAAGGGCCTTGAAATAACGGTCGACGACGACGGGCGCGGGGCGGCGTCCGATCCCCCCTCCCCGGAAGGGGGCCAGGGCATCCGCGGCATGGCCGAACGCCTGAAACTCTACGATGGGGTGCTGGAGACCGGCCCCCGCACCGGCGGCGGCTTCCGTGTCCGTGCCGTGATTCCGTACACCGAAATGTCCTACCCGGAGGCCTGA
- a CDS encoding ABC transporter ATP-binding protein: protein MTPNLSTATEPSSLTTAAVAAQSLNKSYGRDNTTVQALRDVTVGFPAGRFTAIMGPSGSGKSTLMHCLAGLDSADSGSISLGGTEITALSDAELTRLRRDRVGFVFQAFNLIPTLTAEQNITLPVALAGGSVDRDWLRQISSILGLDDRLSHRPHELSGGQQQRVAVARALLTRPDVIFGDEPTGNLDSRSGAEVLSLLRRSSSEMGQSIIMVTHDPIAASYADRVVLMQDGRLVGELERSTPDAILAALSQLGA from the coding sequence ATGACACCAAACCTCTCGACGGCTACCGAGCCGTCTTCGCTCACCACGGCCGCAGTGGCCGCGCAGTCCCTGAACAAGTCCTACGGCCGGGACAACACAACCGTGCAAGCCCTTCGGGATGTCACCGTCGGTTTTCCGGCCGGACGTTTCACCGCGATCATGGGCCCATCCGGCTCCGGCAAGTCAACGCTCATGCACTGCCTCGCCGGGCTCGACAGCGCCGACTCCGGCAGCATCTCTCTTGGAGGCACCGAGATCACGGCCCTGTCCGATGCAGAGCTGACCCGCCTGCGGCGGGACCGGGTGGGCTTTGTATTCCAAGCCTTCAACCTCATCCCCACCCTCACAGCCGAACAGAACATCACCCTTCCCGTCGCTCTTGCCGGCGGATCCGTGGACCGGGACTGGCTGCGGCAGATCTCAAGCATCCTTGGCCTCGACGACCGGCTCAGCCACCGCCCACATGAGCTGTCCGGCGGGCAGCAGCAGCGGGTCGCCGTCGCCCGGGCGCTCCTGACACGCCCGGACGTGATCTTCGGAGATGAACCCACAGGCAACCTCGATTCCAGGTCCGGTGCTGAGGTTCTCTCGCTCCTGAGGCGCAGCAGCTCGGAAATGGGGCAGAGCATCATCATGGTGACCCACGATCCGATAGCCGCCTCCTACGCCGACCGGGTTGTCCTCATGCAGGACGGCCGGCTGGTCGGGGAGCTGGAGCGCAGCACGCCGGACGCCATCCTCGCGGCCCTGTCTCAATTGGGGGCATGA
- a CDS encoding ABC transporter permease, which yields MLTVALSQVARHSRRYIAVGLAVMLGVGFLAATLMVGGTTTATLQNSIGAEYSKADLVVSNDDGTPLPPDAAARAQDVAGVAAVHAEVGSAMALQASDTATIAMIDTLAPPSLEALTLTEGRLPERNGEVTIDATAADQLAVSLGDPVQGAALTAATPDESIKAGGTELRVVGISTPSHHPFMSGMIHLHAVETQVTTLAAEASASRLQVALTDGGDPAVVGPVLAQAVNDAGASVAVLTAAEQTTADVAALSGGQDQLTIVLLAFAVVAVLVTGLVISNTFSVLVAQRTRELALLRCIGADRRQIRRSVLIEAAVVGLVASALGVLLAVAVMWTLVSIARAIPGSEFATLAVPVHAVVASMVVGLLMTLAAALVPARAATAVAPLAALRPVDHAGITTRRGRLRLGIGVALVVAGGLILALGAAQANLLIALPGGVLSFLGLLLCAGLFVPALVTQAGRLAQPFGVPGRLAAVNAVRNPGRTTATASALLVGVTLVSMMMSGAQTSRTAFDSALAQNYPVDLAVQLEGGDSAEAAQVLRSLEGVEAVTRPAAVARVSGEDGDQVVYSLSPAQAKEVLRPESASPRDGAVVMPDGTEATSLEVTGSAGSRTFDVVVAESRTIVPLITEAAAEQLGPLEEVDGSSMLWLKLDDSLESGDITALRTEIVDALGLPEYLVSGAALERATFNQIIDVLLLVVIALLAVAVLIALIGVANTLSLSVHERTRESALLRALGLTRGQLRSMLAVEAVLIAGVAALIGVGLGMLYGWLGAQSALGLVAEVTASFPWLQLAGVLAVAILAGLAASVLPARRATRLSPVEGLAVDG from the coding sequence GTGCTGACTGTAGCCCTTTCACAGGTGGCGCGGCACTCGCGCCGGTATATCGCCGTCGGACTCGCTGTGATGCTCGGCGTCGGTTTCCTCGCCGCCACACTGATGGTGGGCGGCACCACTACTGCCACACTGCAGAACAGCATCGGGGCTGAATATTCGAAGGCGGACCTCGTGGTGTCCAACGACGACGGCACTCCCCTGCCGCCGGACGCCGCAGCGCGGGCGCAGGACGTTGCCGGCGTCGCAGCCGTCCACGCCGAGGTCGGCAGCGCCATGGCGCTGCAGGCGTCGGACACTGCGACCATCGCCATGATCGACACCCTCGCTCCTCCCTCACTGGAGGCCCTGACCCTCACCGAGGGCAGGCTGCCCGAACGCAACGGTGAAGTCACTATCGATGCCACCGCGGCCGACCAGCTGGCAGTGTCGCTGGGAGACCCGGTCCAGGGCGCCGCGCTGACTGCGGCAACCCCCGATGAGAGCATCAAGGCCGGTGGAACGGAACTCAGGGTGGTCGGCATCAGCACTCCTTCCCACCATCCGTTCATGTCGGGCATGATCCACCTGCACGCTGTCGAAACGCAGGTCACCACGCTGGCCGCGGAGGCGTCGGCGTCGCGGCTGCAGGTCGCCCTAACTGACGGCGGGGATCCCGCCGTCGTCGGCCCAGTGCTTGCCCAGGCCGTGAACGACGCCGGCGCATCGGTCGCGGTGCTGACCGCTGCCGAGCAGACGACGGCGGATGTCGCCGCACTGTCCGGCGGGCAGGATCAGCTGACGATTGTGCTGTTGGCCTTTGCCGTGGTGGCCGTCCTGGTCACCGGGCTGGTCATCTCGAACACCTTCTCGGTCCTTGTAGCCCAACGCACACGTGAACTGGCGCTCCTGCGCTGCATTGGAGCCGACCGGCGCCAGATCCGGCGCTCCGTGTTGATCGAGGCTGCCGTCGTCGGCCTTGTAGCCTCAGCGCTGGGCGTACTGCTGGCCGTTGCTGTCATGTGGACGCTTGTCTCGATCGCGCGCGCCATACCGGGAAGCGAGTTCGCTACCCTTGCGGTGCCTGTGCATGCCGTCGTGGCGAGCATGGTGGTGGGCCTGCTGATGACTCTCGCCGCGGCCCTGGTGCCCGCACGGGCAGCCACCGCCGTAGCACCGCTTGCCGCGCTGCGCCCGGTGGACCATGCGGGCATCACCACACGGCGTGGCCGGCTGCGCCTCGGCATCGGCGTGGCCCTCGTCGTCGCCGGCGGCCTGATCCTCGCGCTTGGCGCCGCCCAGGCGAACCTGCTCATCGCGCTGCCCGGTGGCGTGCTGTCCTTCCTCGGCCTGCTGCTCTGCGCCGGTCTGTTTGTTCCTGCCCTCGTGACCCAGGCGGGCCGGCTCGCCCAGCCTTTCGGCGTCCCCGGTAGACTGGCTGCCGTCAACGCCGTCCGCAACCCCGGCCGAACCACGGCAACCGCCTCCGCGCTGCTGGTGGGAGTCACGCTGGTCAGCATGATGATGTCCGGGGCGCAGACATCGCGGACGGCCTTCGATAGCGCCCTGGCGCAGAACTACCCGGTGGACCTTGCCGTGCAGCTTGAAGGCGGCGACTCTGCGGAGGCCGCGCAGGTTCTCCGGTCACTGGAGGGTGTCGAGGCAGTGACCCGGCCGGCCGCCGTCGCCCGGGTATCCGGGGAGGACGGTGACCAGGTTGTCTACAGTCTCTCCCCGGCGCAGGCAAAGGAGGTGCTGCGTCCCGAGTCGGCCTCTCCGCGCGATGGCGCCGTGGTGATGCCCGACGGAACCGAAGCGACGAGTCTGGAAGTCACAGGCTCCGCAGGAAGCCGGACCTTCGATGTGGTGGTGGCGGAAAGCAGGACCATCGTCCCATTGATCACCGAGGCCGCCGCTGAACAGCTCGGACCGCTTGAGGAAGTGGACGGTAGCTCAATGCTCTGGCTCAAGCTGGACGATTCCCTCGAATCAGGCGACATCACGGCCCTGCGCACGGAGATCGTCGACGCTCTCGGCCTGCCTGAGTACCTGGTGTCGGGAGCAGCACTGGAACGCGCCACCTTCAACCAGATCATCGATGTCCTGCTGCTTGTGGTGATCGCACTACTGGCCGTCGCGGTACTGATCGCGCTGATCGGCGTCGCGAACACACTCTCGCTCTCGGTGCACGAGCGGACCCGTGAATCCGCCCTGCTGCGGGCCCTGGGCCTCACGCGTGGACAACTGCGCTCGATGCTGGCCGTCGAGGCCGTGCTGATTGCCGGCGTCGCGGCGTTGATCGGCGTGGGTCTCGGCATGCTGTACGGCTGGCTCGGCGCGCAGTCCGCGCTCGGCCTGGTAGCCGAAGTGACGGCGTCGTTCCCGTGGCTGCAACTGGCCGGAGTGCTGGCCGTCGCGATCCTCGCCGGGCTGGCTGCCTCGGTGCTGCCCGCTCGGCGCGCGACACGGCTGTCACCCGTCGAGGGATTGGCTGTGGATGGCTGA
- the metG gene encoding methionine--tRNA ligase, translated as MSSAQKPPFYITTAITYPNGVPHIGHAYEYVATDALARFKRLDGHDVMFLTGTDEHGMKIAQTAEKEGITPKELVDRNAEVYKAAHADLAITYDRFIRTTDADHYAASQDLWRRMEANGDIYLDKYAGWYSVRDEAYYTDEETEVREDGIRYSKETDTEVTWTEEESYFFRLSGYQDRLLALYADQPEFGAPHSRFNEVISFVKRGLEDLSISRTTFDWGVPVPGNPKHVMYVWVDALTNYLTGVGYPDTESERFRKYWPADVHVIGKDISRFHAIYWPAFLMSAGIELPKRIMIHGFLHNRGVKMSKSLGNVIAPKDWIDQYGRDQIRFFLLREVPFGADGSYSHEAIVSRMNSDLANNLGNLAQRSLSMVAKNCNGMVPAPSSLSDADQKILGAANTLLEACRAAYDRQELSRALEAIWTVLGDTNAYFAEQQPWVLRKTDLDRMNTVLYVTLEVLRIVSILVQPVMPDGAAKLLTALGQGTTDDDAARRFDALATPLVPGVALPAPTPVFPKYEEPADA; from the coding sequence GTGAGTTCTGCGCAGAAGCCCCCGTTCTACATCACCACGGCAATCACCTACCCGAATGGAGTGCCCCACATCGGGCATGCCTACGAGTACGTCGCAACCGACGCCCTTGCGCGTTTCAAGCGGCTCGACGGCCACGACGTCATGTTCCTGACCGGCACGGATGAGCACGGCATGAAAATTGCACAGACGGCCGAGAAAGAGGGGATCACCCCCAAGGAGCTCGTGGACCGGAACGCGGAGGTCTACAAGGCGGCGCACGCGGACCTGGCCATCACCTACGACCGCTTCATCCGGACTACGGATGCGGATCACTACGCAGCGTCCCAGGACCTGTGGCGCCGCATGGAAGCCAACGGCGACATCTACCTGGACAAGTACGCGGGCTGGTACTCGGTACGTGATGAGGCCTACTACACCGACGAGGAAACCGAGGTCCGCGAGGACGGGATCCGGTACTCGAAGGAGACCGACACCGAGGTCACTTGGACGGAGGAGGAGAGCTACTTCTTCAGGCTGTCCGGCTATCAGGACCGGCTGCTGGCCCTCTACGCGGACCAGCCCGAGTTCGGAGCGCCCCACTCGCGCTTCAATGAGGTGATCAGTTTCGTCAAGCGCGGACTGGAGGACCTGTCCATCAGCCGTACCACCTTCGACTGGGGAGTGCCCGTTCCCGGAAACCCCAAGCACGTGATGTACGTGTGGGTGGACGCACTGACCAACTACCTCACCGGCGTCGGCTACCCGGACACCGAATCTGAGCGCTTCCGCAAGTACTGGCCGGCTGACGTGCACGTGATCGGAAAGGACATCTCCCGCTTCCACGCCATCTACTGGCCTGCGTTCCTGATGTCGGCCGGCATCGAACTGCCCAAGCGGATCATGATTCACGGTTTCCTGCACAACCGCGGCGTGAAGATGTCCAAGTCGCTGGGCAACGTGATCGCGCCGAAGGACTGGATCGACCAGTACGGGCGCGACCAGATCCGTTTCTTCCTGCTGCGTGAGGTGCCCTTCGGTGCCGATGGGTCCTATAGCCATGAGGCCATCGTGTCGCGTATGAACTCGGACCTGGCGAACAACCTCGGGAACCTGGCGCAGCGCTCGCTGTCCATGGTGGCCAAGAACTGCAACGGGATGGTGCCTGCGCCGTCGTCGTTGTCCGATGCCGACCAGAAGATTCTCGGCGCGGCCAACACGCTGCTTGAGGCTTGCCGGGCGGCGTACGACCGCCAGGAGCTGTCACGCGCGCTTGAAGCAATCTGGACGGTGCTGGGCGACACCAACGCCTACTTCGCGGAACAGCAGCCATGGGTCCTGCGGAAGACGGACCTGGACCGGATGAATACGGTACTCTACGTGACCCTCGAGGTCCTGCGGATTGTGTCGATCCTGGTCCAGCCCGTCATGCCGGACGGGGCTGCGAAGCTGCTGACCGCGCTCGGCCAGGGAACTACGGACGACGACGCCGCGCGCCGCTTTGACGCGCTGGCCACACCGCTGGTGCCGGGCGTTGCGCTGCCGGCCCCCACGCCGGTGTTCCCCAAGTACGAGGAGCCCGCCGACGCCTAG
- a CDS encoding AfsR/SARP family transcriptional regulator: MLKSDTFSPAHSGSPAVAPAAQAFLSVQLIGSLRIRRGDTELNARSLGGPKPRQILEILLLSLGTPVSKDRLIEVLWEGNAPAEALPTLESYVSVLRRNIQPGAGKLGPLRTTTGGYVMDASMVNLDVFRFDQLLRQAQQSSPEAALPLLKEALTLATAPLLGDELLPAWAEDERALHSARVLEATVLAAETAAAVGSAAESIEWAQKALEMDPLNERAWLARISGLESTGRYAEGLQSYEKCRRAMARELGCTPGPGLKAAHSRLLQATAEDEGELSDVLSALLVLHGQLSRTAAPVAPAAPSAAPAAQNARQSLREASHVINSFLMRAMAAA, from the coding sequence ATGTTGAAGTCAGACACTTTCTCACCGGCACACTCTGGCTCACCTGCGGTTGCACCTGCCGCACAGGCGTTCCTCTCCGTACAGCTGATCGGGTCGCTTCGCATTCGTCGCGGAGACACCGAACTGAACGCCCGGAGCCTCGGCGGACCGAAGCCCCGGCAGATCCTGGAGATCCTTCTCCTCAGCCTGGGCACGCCGGTCTCCAAGGACCGCCTGATCGAGGTGCTGTGGGAGGGGAACGCACCGGCAGAAGCCCTTCCGACCCTGGAAAGCTATGTCAGCGTCCTTCGCCGCAACATCCAGCCCGGAGCCGGCAAGCTCGGACCCCTGCGGACGACGACGGGTGGTTACGTCATGGACGCATCCATGGTGAACCTGGACGTCTTCCGCTTCGACCAGCTCCTCCGGCAGGCACAGCAGAGCTCCCCCGAGGCTGCCCTGCCGCTGCTGAAGGAGGCTCTTACCCTCGCCACGGCACCGCTGCTCGGTGACGAACTGCTTCCCGCCTGGGCCGAGGATGAGAGAGCCCTGCACTCCGCACGGGTACTGGAGGCAACGGTACTCGCAGCTGAGACCGCAGCGGCCGTCGGTTCAGCAGCCGAGTCGATCGAGTGGGCACAGAAGGCCCTCGAGATGGACCCGCTTAACGAACGGGCTTGGCTGGCAAGGATTTCCGGCCTGGAGAGCACCGGGCGGTACGCCGAGGGGCTCCAGAGCTACGAGAAGTGCCGCCGGGCGATGGCCCGGGAGCTGGGCTGCACCCCCGGCCCCGGCCTGAAGGCCGCACATTCCCGGCTGCTGCAGGCGACGGCGGAGGATGAGGGCGAACTCTCCGATGTCCTTTCGGCCCTCCTGGTCCTGCACGGCCAGCTCAGCCGGACCGCCGCACCCGTGGCGCCGGCTGCTCCCTCCGCTGCGCCGGCCGCACAAAACGCACGGCAGTCCCTGCGGGAGGCATCACACGTGATCAACTCTTTCCTGATGCGGGCGATGGCCGCAGCGTAG
- a CDS encoding response regulator transcription factor, whose protein sequence is MTLPSTAEAIRVALVDDQQLVRSGFSMLINSQPDLDVVCQAGTGGEAVSVLSSTAADVVLMDVRMPGMDGIEATRRILEQRDSAGPRIIVLTTFDLDEYALAAIQAGASGFLLKDAPPEELLEAIRTVHRGDAVIAPSTTRRLLDHVAPLLRAPSAANERATAAVATLTAREREVFTLIAQGRSNTEIASDLFLSEATVKTHVGHILAKLGARDRVQAVVLAYEAGVVRP, encoded by the coding sequence ATGACCCTGCCGTCCACCGCCGAGGCCATCCGCGTTGCCCTGGTAGATGACCAGCAACTGGTCCGCAGCGGCTTCTCGATGCTGATCAACTCGCAACCCGACCTCGACGTCGTGTGCCAGGCGGGCACGGGAGGCGAAGCGGTGTCCGTGCTCTCCTCCACGGCCGCCGACGTCGTGCTCATGGATGTTCGCATGCCCGGCATGGACGGAATCGAAGCGACGCGGCGGATCCTTGAGCAGCGGGACAGCGCAGGTCCCCGGATCATCGTGTTGACCACGTTCGACCTTGACGAGTACGCGCTCGCCGCAATTCAGGCCGGCGCCAGCGGATTCCTGTTGAAGGACGCACCTCCCGAGGAACTGCTGGAAGCGATCCGTACGGTCCACCGGGGCGACGCAGTGATTGCCCCCTCCACCACGCGCAGGCTGCTGGACCACGTCGCGCCCCTGCTGCGCGCGCCGTCGGCTGCGAATGAGCGCGCCACGGCCGCGGTGGCCACCCTGACCGCCCGCGAGCGCGAGGTCTTCACGCTGATCGCCCAGGGCAGGTCGAATACGGAGATCGCGTCGGATCTTTTCCTGTCGGAGGCAACCGTGAAGACGCATGTCGGGCATATCCTCGCCAAGTTGGGTGCCCGGGACCGCGTTCAGGCGGTGGTGCTCGCCTACGAGGCCGGCGTCGTCCGGCCCTGA